A segment of the Arachis hypogaea cultivar Tifrunner chromosome 5, arahy.Tifrunner.gnm2.J5K5, whole genome shotgun sequence genome:
tttaactttttagatataaaattttaatattgtgtcataaaattattcatttctaAAGTTTAATAAGCtgataaaataagataacataAATGATTATCATCAATTATACTATATTAACAAGTTCATAGTGTGTGAAAATTTCTTACTCTTGAGCtagttttcaaaataaataagacctattttaatatatataatacataaaaaaggTATAGCATTAAGGGTTTAGAGTTATGTATAtaactttattaattaattaaatttaataaagatGTAAATCACGTTAGATATATTTTCAAGTTGAAGTGATTTGTCTTGAGCAATTTTAAGGAgttgtatatatgttaaattaACATAAATATTTGTTTCTATCCTGTTAATTAAACATAGGTTCAAGCAAGCAACGAAAACCTACCAAGTCAAAAACCAACAGTAAGTAGCTAGCTAGCTACATTTACGTTGAAGTTCTCCTTTAACTAAGATTGAAACAAAAATGATATGGAAATTCTTAAGAATTAGTTTTCATGGTTGATGATCAGGCACTTAGGTTTTACGGAAGTGATGGTGTAACAGTGGCAGGCATAACAATTCAGAATAGTCAACAAACGCATCTAAAGTTTGACTCATGCACAAATGTTCAAGTTTTTGATATCAATGTTTTATCACCTGCTGATAGCCCTAACACTGATGGAATTCACTTGCAAAATTCCCAAACTGTCCTCATTTATAGTAGTACTCTTGCTTGTGGTAATTCTCAAATTCCAAAAATGTCTCACACACATATATATGATATATCCCATCATCTCTTTTATTATGAATATCATTGCATAACAAGTCAAAAGGCCAGGAGGAAAtagagaaagaataagaaagaagaaaaaaaaaatgcaaaacatGTATGTGAAAaaagaaacttaattaaaaatttaattaaaaggaGATTTGTTTACCtaatattactaaaaaaatttgtGGTTAAATGTTAAATAGAAGCACactaataaaagaataatattatatgactagaaaatattattattttttatcaacatTTGGTTAACAATAATTTGTACttatatttacaaatattttacacaaaaaaaaaatataatttatatatatatttactagaGTTTTGTATAGATGAATTAATatagtttatatttatattttttttaaatttatacatatgaattaataaaaataatttaatatgttggctaaatgataacaaaaaatattaaaaattgttatctctcaataaaattttttgtaataaaattatagtaaaaacttatatgtaattatttttttgtaaaattgataattaaaaaatattagatgataatttttaactattaattttatataaaaataattaaatccaaGATTTCTCCTTAAATAATATCTCATAAGGGTGCTTGTGTGGCATGCAGGAGATGATTGTGTGTCTATACAAAATGGATGCTCCAACATATTCATACACGACCTCAGTTGTGGACCAAGTCATGGTATCAGCATTGGAGGCCTTGGAAAAGATGGCACCAAGGCTTGTGTTTCAAACGTCACTGTTCGAGACACCTCTCTCCAAAATAGTCTCACTGCTGTCAGGATTAAGACGTGGCAGGTAACAAATTCTCTATTTCATTCAAGGGTAAATctgtaaatatattttgtttagttaaaTTGGTCTTTATCATCACTATCTCGTATTAAGGTTAATTTCATATATACCTATAGTTTGTAGGACTAAACAATTAAACATCAATTTCACTTTCTTGGAAAAAATTGTAAACTAAAAGCCCACAAGAAAAATTTATTATCAAGGACCAAAATTACaaattactaattttatagaAAACAAATATTTATTTACCCCTTTAAGTTAATTCAttgtaaatataattaaataaaaaatattttttaggtaTCCTTCTTTGTATAAGGGTATTAGCAACTATAACCTAATTAACGGTTTGagatttgttttctagttttttaaattttaaaaacaattaatTGTAGTTAATAAAACATATGAAAATTTCTCAACCatattccatatatatatacacactataAAAATATGGATACCATATAATTTGATAAGTAAAAATGTCACATATACACTATCAATTACCAAATAAGTTACATGTGTATGTTGTTTCatgcattttttatttatattttatattctaatatatattttatacgaataactaatttaattgttaatttttattaacaCATAATATGGTTGTTTTACAAGATACTTAGCAATTTTTCATAAatcaactaataatttttttttacttgtatATATTTTGGATTTGATGACAGGGTGGATCTGGTTCAGTCCAAGATGTTATGTTCTCCAACATCCAAGTTTCAGATGTTGAGACTCCCATAATGATTGACCAATACTATTGTGATGGTGGCAAATGCAAGAATGACACGTCATCAGTGGCAGTATCAGCCATACACTATGTTAACATCAAAGGAACATACACAAAGGAGCCTCTTCACTTTGCATGCAGTGATAACATACCATGCACTGGCTTAACTCTTGATACTATTAACTTACAAGAATCAACAACTCAAAATGCTAAGAGTGATTCTCCTTTTTGTTGGCAAGCTTATGGAGAATTGAAGACTAAAACTGTTCCTCCTGTTACTTGTCTTGACAGTGGCAACCCACCAAACAAGGGAATCAATTCCAACAGTGATTCTTGCTAACTGAATAATTGAAAATAGTTTGTTAATTTGGACAAAATGGTATTTACACCATGTGTTGTTTAtgtgtattaatttttaagtTAACATTTTGTCCATattaacaat
Coding sequences within it:
- the LOC112801957 gene encoding polygalacturonase At1g48100, with amino-acid sequence MKSMKICTFTTLMIVIVFCVLCSSFESCSAIRGYNHHFRKLKATSSAASPSSSNDNNTFNVLDYGAKGDGKADDTKAFEDAWADTCKTEGSTMIVPSGSEFLVKPISFSGPNCEQNIVFQLDGKIIAPTDSESWGSGTLQWMEFTKLNKITIKGKGVIDGQGSVWWNNNDSPTYIPTEEESTTSSQYSVQASNENLPSQKPTALRFYGSDGVTVAGITIQNSQQTHLKFDSCTNVQVFDINVLSPADSPNTDGIHLQNSQTVLIYSSTLACGDDCVSIQNGCSNIFIHDLSCGPSHGISIGGLGKDGTKACVSNVTVRDTSLQNSLTAVRIKTWQGGSGSVQDVMFSNIQVSDVETPIMIDQYYCDGGKCKNDTSSVAVSAIHYVNIKGTYTKEPLHFACSDNIPCTGLTLDTINLQESTTQNAKSDSPFCWQAYGELKTKTVPPVTCLDSGNPPNKGINSNSDSC